The DNA region CGAGCCTGGATGCCGCCCGGAAAACAAAAACGTCCGGCAGGAAAAAACCGGCCGCCAAAAAGAAAGCGACCTCGTAATAGATGTAAACGCGTTTTGCCCTGGTTCGGGATCCGAAGTGACATCAAGGGGTTTCTTTTTCCGGGATCCAGTATCGAAGCACGGATTCCTGACCGGTGGGGATTTTTTCGGTCAACCGGCCTTCCGCGTCATACCGGTATTCATATTCCTTCCAGTGTTCAACCACCCAATGCCCGTCGCTTGAAACGTTGTCCTCTTTCCGGGCGGGGATTTCCTTCACCGAGACGCGTTCGGTTTGGATTTCGCTCCGGGGAATCATGTCCGCGGGCTTGGCCTGGGATGCCACTTCTTTCGGCAAAACGACCAGCCGTGATCCCGCAATCAGGGAAAGCAGCATGAGGTTGGCGGCCGCGAGCGTGCCGCCCAACATCAATGTCACCCGGTTTCTCATGGGTTCCACCTCCGTCCGAATAGCGGCTCCTATGAATCTTATGTAAGCGTGGACGTGAATATCAGCCGAAAGACGGACGGACGCCGATGAAGGCAAAAACAGACCGCCGGAGCCCGGCGGTCCGTTTCATGTTTGGGGATCCGATCGGCCCTAACCGTCCAACCATACGCCGATCATGACCAAGATCATGTAAGCCACGGCAATTCCGGTCATGCGGATCAAATGGGGGATGACGGGGTTTCCGCGAAACCAGTCGCGGAGCGCAAGGACGGTCATGCCGAGGATTCCGGTCAACGCCACCCAATAGAGCCATCCAAACATGAGGTTCTCCTTTCCTTGTTGTTCAGGGCAGCAAGCCCAGCCAGGCCAGTTTCCCGTTGAGGATCCGAAACTGTCTGACGGTTTCGTCCGTGAGGGATGCCAGGTCTTTCAACCATTTGTCTTCCTTGGCGGTTTGTTCGGACACGGTTCGGGCGACGGGAGAGAGTTGGCGATGGAGGTCGGAGATCGACGCCAATTCTTTGGACATGTTGTCCGCGTGATGATGCCATGTTTCCAGGTTGGCGACGATGCGCTTCTCACTCCCGACCACCCGTGCAATCCCGCTGTTCATGCTGCGGAGAGTTTGTTCGGTTGATTGCAGGTTTTCATTGATGGTTTCCATCAGGTCGGTGGTTCGCGACAGGGAGAGCAGAACCGAATTGGTTTCCTTGGACAGTTCACGGGCCCGTATGATATGTTCGCTCACTCGCTGCACGGTTTGGTTGGTTTGGTTCTGGATCCGGGTTTGCAGAATCATGCCCCAGACAAAGAGTCCGAGAAGAGCGAGTTGCAGCGAAATCCAGATCCATGTGGAAACGGGTTGTTTCATTGCTTTTTCCCTCCGAGTCCGAGAAGCGGAGAAAGGAGTGAGTCGAGCAAATCGGTGATGAGATTTCCGCCTTCTTCCGGCATCTCAGGTTCCAAGAGCCCGGGGATTTCAATCGGAATGGGCAATTTCGGCTTGAGCGGAAGAAGGGATTGTTTTCCGTTTTGCGGTTGATCGGGACTTTTCGGCTTGTCGGGCGGAGCGGGGGGCTCGGTTTTCTTCAAATGGTCGATGGCTTCGGGAATTCTCGAGAAATATTGCATGTTTTCCGCGGATTTGTCCAGTTCCGCAATCAACGAGTCCATTTTCCCGTTCATGCTCTGACTCGTTTTTCCGATGGATCCGGTCAACTCCGACATGGTTTTCATGTGCTTCAATGTCTCGTCCATGTTTTTGACGATGGCATTGCTTTGTCCGGACGCTTTTTGGATTTGTTCGCCCGTTTTCGATTGTTGTTCGATGATCTTGTTCATCCATTCATTGGCGGTGTTGTTTCCGGAATGTTGGCGGTCAAGTTCCTGACGGATGCGTTCATGTGTCTGAAGCTGGGCCCCCAGCAATTGTTTTTGCCGGTCCACCGTCTGCATCCGGTCATTCGCCCTGGCCACTTCCTGATGGAGGAGCGCCGTGTTTTCCGCCATTTTGTTCGTCAGACCGGACAAATTGTCAAAAGCGGAAAGGATGTTGAGCGATGCCAGTTGAGGCAGGAGCTGCTTTTCGGACCATGCCGGGGAGATTGCAAGCAGAATCGCAGGCAGGATCATCCCGGCGCAAAAAACGGCTTTTTTTGCGGAAAATCCCGCAAGCCCGAAGCGGGAGGCGAGTTTCCGCCATTTGCGCAACAGGTCTTGAAGGGGGATCCCCGGGAGATTTTTCATTGCGTGGAACCTCCTTTCTCCGGGATCCAATCCGTTTTTCGGTTGATACTCTTGAGCTCCGAGTTGATGTTCCCTTGGATCGACTTCATGTTCCCCAGCGTGGATTCCACTTTCCGGTGGGCATCTCTCATGGAAGCGAGACGGTTCAATCGGTCTCCGAGCAAGTTCCGGATTTGCTCCAGCTCCCGGACGGTGCCTGCCGTTTGGTCGCCGACACGCGAAACGGTTTGATTGATGGAGGACACCACGGAGTCCAGCCGTTTCCATTCCCGCTCCATGTTCCGGGTTTGATCCAGCAATGTCGTGATTTTCCGGCTCAGCGCCGCCGTTTTTTCCTCCATGTTCCGGATCTGGTCCAGCTGCTCGTTGACTTTTTCCGATTTGCCCGTGGATTCGCGGAGCAGTTGTTCCAGCTCGACCGATTTTTCGGCAAGTCGGGCCTGTACGGACAGACTGAGCCAAGTGTTTCCGACCAACAGGACGAGAATGAGCGTCAACAGAATCCTGAGACCGCCGGAGAAATTCACGGCAGATTCACCTCCGGTGTTTTCCGGTTCATGTTTCGGGCGGCTGCGAGAATTCGCTCAAGATGTTGACGCTCCCGGTCGCTGACCGATGCCAGCCGGGAAAGCAGTTGTTCCAGTTGATTCAGATGCGGGGACATGTCTTCGAGGGCCGTTTTCACTTCATGAAGCCGACGCCCGGAAAGGGCGGATGAGTGTGCCAATTGTACGTTCAGCGCCAGGTTGTCGGTGTGTTTGTCCAAGATCTCCGAAAGCAAGGTCAGCGATTCCTCGGCATGTGTCGACGTCCGGTCCAAAGATTCCTCCATTTCCGTCAGGGTCCGGTTGATGCCGGGCAGCTCCCCGCTGTTGGAAATCATCCGGTCCTGAATAAGAATCAGTTCCTGCAGCAAATCGATGTTTTGTTCCATGTCCTCGTCGATTTTTTTCAGCTCTCTGGTCATGCTGAGACTGGTGACGAGAAATCCGCTGATCAACAGGATTCCGATGGTTCCGAGAAATTTTTTGAACACCGTGTTTCCTCTCCCGTCAAGGCATCGAAGCCGCCGCTTTTTCGCTTTTTTCCGCCGCTTGTCTCAGTTTTTGCTCCAACGTGGCGTTTGCGTTCATGGCTTCGTTCAGGTGTTTTTCCGTGCCTTTGATGGCTTTGTTCAGTTCGTGGCTCATTCCGGATTGCATGGAAGCCTGTCCGGAAACGGTTTGCATGAGACCGGCCAAGGATCGGGTGAGACGGTTCCATTCCTCGCCGATTGACGCCTGTTCTCCGGTGGTGTCCCGGATGGCAGAAACAAGTTTGCCTTCGGCCGTCGCGGCCTGTTGTACGCTTTGGAGATGCTGATGCAGGTTCCGGCTCAATGCCGACTTGTCGTCGATTCGTTGCAATGCATGAAGGATGTTGGCGTGAAATTCTGCCATTCGCTCGGTGTCGTCACCGATTCTCTTCAGCTTTGCGGACAAATCCCACTTTTGGACCCATCCGGAAACGGGGGGGATGGAAAGCAGGGAGACGGGCGTCAGCAGGAGAACGGTGCTGACCGTGACGATGAATGTCGCCTTTTTCCAACGCATCCGGTGAAACCTCCTTTTTGCTTCGTGAAAACCGGCTGCTCCGGACCGGCAGAGGTTTCCAAAAGTGAAATGAATGTACTTTTCAGTATAATGGAATATTGTAATAAAATAAATCATTCTGACGGTCGACTCTTCATAAATTCAGCAGATCCCGAGAAATACAAAAACCGGCTTCCGCCGGTTTTGCAAGATCTGAAAAAATTCGTTGAAAATCGGTTCAAAAAGGGTGAGAAAAAGGGAAAAACGCCCCGATACGGATGACAAAACCACCGTTTTGTCATCGATGCCTTCTCTGTCATCCGGAGGAGGCGTTTTTCAGTGCATTTACTTCTTCCTCGGACAACTCCCGGTATTCTCCCGGTTCGAGATCGGGATCCAGCACCAAGGGGCCCATCGCCACCCGTTTCAGAAAGGTGACTTTTTTGCCGACCGCTTCAAACATCCGCTTCACTTGATGGAATTTGCCTTCGTAAACGGTCAGCCGGATGCGGGACACGGGGCCTGATTCGAGGATTTCCAGTTCGGCGGGCATGGTGACGTATCCGTCATCCAATTTGACCCCCTGCCGGAAATGCTCCGCATCCTCTTCGGTGACTCTTCCCGCGACGGTGGCTTCATAGACTTTGGGAACATGCTTTTTCGGAGAGAGGAGCTGATGGGCCAGCTTCCCGTCGCTGGTCAGGATCAGGAGACCCTCGGTGTCCTTGTCCAGTCTTCCGACCGGGAAAGGATCAAACACGCGGTGTTCCGGTTCCAGCAAATCGATCACGGTCTCCTGGTAACGGTCCTCGGTCGCCGAGATGACACCTTCCGGCTTGTTCATCAACAGATAAATGTGTTCCCGATAGATGACAAGTTCTCCGTTCACTTCCACCCGGTCGGCTCCCGGGGTGACATGCATGCCCGGGTCTCCCGCCACCTCGTGATTGACGGTCACCCGGCCTTCCTTGATCAGCTTCTTGATCTCCTTGCGGGTGCCGAAGCCGATGT from Staphylospora marina includes:
- a CDS encoding methyl-accepting chemotaxis protein is translated as MKQPVSTWIWISLQLALLGLFVWGMILQTRIQNQTNQTVQRVSEHIIRARELSKETNSVLLSLSRTTDLMETINENLQSTEQTLRSMNSGIARVVGSEKRIVANLETWHHHADNMSKELASISDLHRQLSPVARTVSEQTAKEDKWLKDLASLTDETVRQFRILNGKLAWLGLLP
- a CDS encoding pseudouridine synthase, which codes for MTVHKRQRLDKMLAHIGFGTRKEIKKLIKEGRVTVNHEVAGDPGMHVTPGADRVEVNGELVIYREHIYLLMNKPEGVISATEDRYQETVIDLLEPEHRVFDPFPVGRLDKDTEGLLILTSDGKLAHQLLSPKKHVPKVYEATVAGRVTEEDAEHFRQGVKLDDGYVTMPAELEILESGPVSRIRLTVYEGKFHQVKRMFEAVGKKVTFLKRVAMGPLVLDPDLEPGEYRELSEEEVNALKNASSG